One genomic region from Sciurus carolinensis chromosome 2, mSciCar1.2, whole genome shotgun sequence encodes:
- the Insm2 gene encoding insulinoma-associated protein 2, with translation MPRGFLVKRTKRTGGSYRVRLAERVFPLLGPQVAPPFSLEVPSASLPSAEQAAPPTQEEPGKGLTAQELSGSPCREAGVSLGIGGQEGTEWRVDDREGPRPSPSPAKPAGTELRRAFLERCLSSPVSAESFPGGAATVATFSCSVAPATAPTSGEQFLLPLRAPFPEPALQPDPAPLSATLQGLKRAAGSERRVKVPPGCAPGLTAAGIKKPKAMRKLSFADEVTTSPVLGLKIKEEEPGPPSRGLGGSRTPLGEFICQLCKEQYADPFALAQHRCSRIVRVEYRCPECDKVFSCPANLASHRRWHKPRPAAASAATVSSADGKPPPSLSSSSSDSGSIASFLAEGKENSRAERTVDQHPQVRDSSGEDQHQDSAPHQGLQVLPHRESPLPQVSYPERVLGHQVPALGSATSGGGSEIFMCPYCYKKFRRQAYLRKHLGTHEAGSARALAPSFGSERRAPLSFACPLCGAHFPSADIREKHRLWHAVREELLLPALAGAPAEAPGPGGASDGSAQQIFSCKHCPSTFFSSPGLTRHINKCHPSESRQVLLLQMPLRPGC, from the coding sequence ATGCCGAGGGGCTTCCTAGTGAAGCGAACTAAACGGACAGGCGGCTCATACCGAGTGCGCCTAGCTGAGCGGGTCTTCCCCCTGCTGGGGCCCCAGGTGGCGCCGCCCTTCTCCCTGGAGGTTCCCAGTGCCTCCCTGCCCAGTGCGGAGCAGGCGGCGCCCCCTACCCAGGAGGAGCCTGGAAAGGGGCTGACGGCCCAGGAACTGTCGGGGTCACCCTGTCGGGAGGCTGGGGTGAGCCTGGGAATAGGCGGGCAGGAAGGCACAGAATGGAGGGTCGATGACAGAGAGGGTCCcagacccagccccagccccgcaaAGCCGGCGGGCACCGAACTCCGCCGAGCGTTCCTGGAACGCTGCCTCAGCTCGCCTGTCTCCGCTGAGTCTTTCCCCGGGGGTGCCGCCACTGTGGCCACTTTCTCCTGCTCGGTGGCTCCAGCAACCGCACCGACCTCGGGGGAACAATTTTTGTTGCCGCTCCGGGCACCATTCCCAGAACCCGCACTCCAGCCAGACCCTGCACCCCTCTCCGCCACCTTGCAGGGCCTGAAGCGAGCCGCTGGCAGCGAGCGGCGTGTCAAGGTACCTCCAGGCTGTGCGCCTGGACTCACGGCAGCGGGAATCAAGAAGCCAAAGGCCATGAGGAAGTTGAGCTTTGCCGATGAGGTGACCACGTCCCCTGTCCTAGGCCTGAAGATCAAGGAGGAGGAACCAGGACCGCCTTCTAGGGGCTTGGGTGGCAGCCGCACACCTTTAGGAGAGTTCATCTGCCAGCTGTGCAAGGAGCAGTACGCGGACCCCTTCGCACTGGCTCAGCACCGCTGCTCCCGCATCGTGCGTGTTGAGTACCGCTGCCCCGAGTGCGATAAGGTCTTCAGCTGCCCTGCGAACCTCGCCTCCCATCGCCGCTGGCACAAGCCACGTCCTGCAGCAGCAAGCGCTGCCACAGTCTCCTCCGCCGACGGGAAGCCGCCTCCTTCATTGTCTTCGTCCTCTTCGGACTCCGGGTCCATTGCATCTTTCCTGGCAGAGGGGAAAGAGAATAGCCGGGCAGAGCGGACTGTGGATCAGCACCCGCAGGTCAGGGACAGCTCCGGGGAAGATCAGCACCAGGACAGTGCCCCGCACCAAGGCCTCCAGGTGCTTCCGCACCGAGAGTCACCACTGCCACAGGTCTCCTACCCAGAGCGGGTATTGGGGCACCAGGTGCCTGCACTGGGCAGTGCCACTAGTGGCGGGGGATCTGAGATCTTCATGTGCCCATATTGCTACAAAAAGTTTCGTCGCCAAGCCTATCTACGCAAGCACCTGGGAACTCACGAGGCAGGCTCAGCTCGTGCGCTAGCCCCCAGCTTTGGCTCCGAACGTAGGGCTCCACTCTCCTTCGCTTGCCCTTTGTGTGGAGCGCACTTCCCATCCGCAGATATCAGAGAGAAGCACCGGCTGTGGCACGCGGTCCGCGAGGAGCTGCTCCTGCCTGCTCTGGCGGGGGCTCCTGCTGAAGCACCGGGCCCGGGAGGTGCATCTGATGGAAGTGCTCAGCAAATTTTTTCATGCAAGCACTGTCCGTCCACTTTTTTTAGCTCTCCAGGGCTGACCCGGCACATCAATAAGTGCCACCCATCAGAAAGTCGTCAAGTATTGCTGCTGCAGATGCCACTGCGGCCAGGCTGCTGA